From Candidatus Angelobacter sp., one genomic window encodes:
- a CDS encoding DUF6370 family protein has translation MKKSLALVAGVAVLLAAATVRTMAAGDSVTITGEGKCAKCALKETKECQNVIQTQKDGKTVNYYLVANDVSKEFHGKLCKESKKVTATGTVKEVDGKLEMTATKIELAAK, from the coding sequence ATGAAAAAGTCATTAGCGTTGGTTGCCGGCGTGGCGGTCTTGTTGGCGGCTGCGACGGTGCGGACGATGGCGGCTGGTGATAGCGTCACGATCACGGGCGAAGGTAAATGCGCCAAATGCGCCTTGAAGGAGACCAAGGAATGCCAGAATGTCATCCAAACCCAAAAGGATGGCAAGACGGTGAACTATTACCTGGTCGCCAACGACGTGAGCAAGGAATTCCATGGTAAACTCTGCAAAGAGTCAAAAAAGGTGACCGCCACCGGTACGGTCAAGGAAGTGGACGGCAAGTTGGAAATGACGGCCACGAAGATCGAGCTCGCGGCTAAGTAA
- a CDS encoding DUF6789 family protein, with the protein MPTNKINGRPWNLWTFTGRLIVFALASTSIACLLLEFYRLCPMREFVLFIFLPALAGLAALSLVDLLRGNGALFRAVWIGLLAGLLGAVTYDLFRLPFVFATTWGLDSIVPALNLFKVFPAFGAMILGEVARQNDYTLAAQLTGWAYHFSNGMTFGVMFAAMLGDTTKARWEWGVVMAVGIELGMLLTPYPGVFGIAVTGTFVCVTLAAHVIFGAVMGLSVQRLSLRGKGPVTLAAA; encoded by the coding sequence ATGCCGACAAATAAAATCAACGGGCGGCCGTGGAATCTGTGGACTTTTACCGGCCGATTGATCGTTTTCGCTCTGGCGAGCACCTCCATCGCGTGTCTCCTTTTGGAATTCTATCGTCTCTGCCCGATGCGCGAATTTGTGCTCTTCATTTTTCTGCCAGCGTTGGCCGGACTCGCCGCCCTGTCTCTGGTCGATCTCCTCCGCGGAAACGGGGCGCTCTTCCGCGCGGTCTGGATTGGTCTCCTGGCCGGCCTGTTGGGCGCCGTGACCTACGACCTGTTTCGCCTGCCTTTTGTCTTTGCAACGACCTGGGGACTGGATTCGATTGTCCCCGCTTTGAATTTGTTCAAGGTGTTCCCGGCGTTTGGCGCCATGATCCTGGGCGAAGTTGCGCGGCAAAACGACTACACTCTCGCCGCACAATTAACCGGCTGGGCCTATCATTTCAGCAACGGAATGACGTTCGGCGTGATGTTCGCAGCCATGCTCGGTGATACAACGAAAGCACGCTGGGAGTGGGGCGTAGTGATGGCCGTTGGAATTGAACTCGGCATGTTGCTGACGCCGTATCCGGGCGTTTTCGGAATCGCGGTGACGGGCACGTTCGTTTGCGTAACCCTGGCCGCGCACGTCATTTTCGGCGCGGTAATGGGCCTGAGCGTACAACGGCTTTCGCTACGAGGGAAAGGACCGGTAACGCTCGCTGCCGCCTAA